The sequence CGCCGCCCCTCTTTCTTTTCTACACATTTTGCCTTTACTTTGCCAAAGAGATATAATCTCGCAGCGGAACAGGTCAATCCTGTTCTGAAAAGTTTGCATTTTGGAGGCACCCGTGAGTAAGGAAACAAGCGCTTCTCCGGTAGCAGCAGATGTCGAAAGCCTGAAGTCTCAGGTCAAGGCACTCAAGGAGGCGATCCGCCGTCTTGAACTGCACATGGAAGAAATCGAAGAGGAACTCGCTTCGTTACGCAATTTGATCTAGCGCCGTTAAATCGCTGATCCAATTGAGTTAGAAGCCAGCCTTCCGCGCTGGATGTAGACCGATTGAGGCCTGCATCCAGCGCGGTTTGCTTTCTCCGTTGACCGATCCGTAACCCAGGCGGTAGCTCATGCATCCAAGAAGTGCCGAGGGCAGACAAGAGTCTGGCTGCCCAGGTTGAAACAAAAAAGAACACCGATTATTGCATTATGCAGGAATACAGGAAATAGGAGTGAACAATGGCATTGTTAACAGAACAAGACGCCGCTGCCGTCAAAGAGCAATTTGATGAGGCGCTGAGCCAACCGATAAAACTGGTCATGTTTACCCAGGAGTTTGAGTGTTCCTACTGCCGGGAGACACGGGAGATTCTGGAGGAACTGGCGGGACTCTCTTCACTGATCACCGTCGAGGTCTACGACTTCGTCGAGGACAAGGAATTGGCCGATCAATATGGCGTGGACAAGATACCGGCGGTCTTGGCGTTGGGGACTGGTGAGGATGGCGACATCGACTTCGGCATTCGCTTCTTCGGCATTCCCAGCGGCTATGAGTTTGTGAGTCTTCTGGAGGCCATCAAGTTGGTGGGCGGTGGCGACGTCGAGTTAAGCCAGGCAACCCTGGACAAGTTGGCAACTCTGGAAGAGCCATTGCACCTCCAGGTATTTGTGACGCCGACCTGCCCCTATTGCCCCCGGGCGGTAGTGCTGGCGCATCAACTGGCTTTTGCCAGCCCGAAGGTGACTGCAGATATGGTGGAAGCGACCGAATTCCCCCACCTGTCAAACAAATACAATGTGATGGGTGTACCTCGAACCATCGTCAATGAGGACACGCACATCGAGGGCGCGGTCCCAGAGCCAATGTTGATGGCTCGCCTGCCAATCGGCGACTGAATTCATCACACACCCCCTGTTTGAACCGGGCGCGTGCGTTCCAGGGAACCCATTCGCCCGGTTTTTGATTCCCGGCTGTATCGACTGAGGCAGCAAACATGAGTCTCTCTGTTGGACAGGGTGAACTGCTGAGAGTATAATGAAATCGCAGGTATGGTTGCGGAGGATTGGCCTGCTTGGTGTATTGTTGCCTTGAAATACATTGAACGATCCGTGGACAAGGAGTGAACGAGTAGATATGTCCGATCGCGCTTCTCCTCGCGATATTGCGTTGGCGGCGCTGATGATTGCCTTGGTAGCCGTTGTAACCCGTTTCCTGATCGTGCCGATCGGACAAGGGTTCTTCAATTTTTCCGATACCGCCGTCTATTTCGCGGCATTCACTTTTGGTCCATGGATTGGCTTCGTAGCAGGCGGCGTTGGCGGCGCCATTGCCGATCTCTCGGCGGGTTATCCCAGTTTTGCTCCCCTGACCTTTCTTGCCCATGGCTTACAGGGCCTGGTGGCCGGATGGCTGGTGAGGCGGACTCTTGGCTCTTTGTTTCAACGGATGATCATCGGTTTGATTGGTGGCACCGTAGTTATGGCGGGTGTTTATTTTCTGGGCGAGTATTTCTTTTTGATCTGGGGGGGTCCACCTCAGGCAGTTACTGAATTACCCTTCAATCTGCTTCAGAATGTAATAGGCGGCATCATCGCCATTCCCCTTTCTTTCTTTGTTCGGCGGGCCTATCCTCCTCTGTCTCGTTATACCGACCCACCGCAGGAATAAACGGCCTTGATGTCCGCCATCGTTCTGGACGACGTAAGCTTCGCCTATCCCTCCTATTCATCCGACACACCCCCCTCCAATCTTTTGCGGGGGCTGTCCCTTTCTGTTCCCAAGGGCCAGCGTATAGCTGTGATGAGCGCTATCGGCGCTGGCAAGACCACCCTGGCGCTCATTCTGACCGGCCTGGCCCCTGCCATGACAGGCGGAAAACTGCAAGGTTCTGTTTCTATCGACGGGCTGGATGCTCGCCTGATGTCGGCCGCTGAATTGAGCACCCACGTGGGACTGATTTTCCAGGAACCGGAACGGCAGTTGTTCACTATGGCTGTGGACCAGGAAGTTGCCTTTGGTCTGGAGGGCCTGGCCCTGGCACCTGTCGAAATTAGAGAGAGGGTGGCATGGATCCTTGACCGTACCGGGCTGACCGGTTTGGAGGACCGGCCACCATGGCAACTGTCTGGAGGCGAAAAGA is a genomic window of Chloroflexota bacterium containing:
- a CDS encoding thioredoxin family protein, yielding MALLTEQDAAAVKEQFDEALSQPIKLVMFTQEFECSYCRETREILEELAGLSSLITVEVYDFVEDKELADQYGVDKIPAVLALGTGEDGDIDFGIRFFGIPSGYEFVSLLEAIKLVGGGDVELSQATLDKLATLEEPLHLQVFVTPTCPYCPRAVVLAHQLAFASPKVTADMVEATEFPHLSNKYNVMGVPRTIVNEDTHIEGAVPEPMLMARLPIGD
- a CDS encoding ECF transporter S component; protein product: MSDRASPRDIALAALMIALVAVVTRFLIVPIGQGFFNFSDTAVYFAAFTFGPWIGFVAGGVGGAIADLSAGYPSFAPLTFLAHGLQGLVAGWLVRRTLGSLFQRMIIGLIGGTVVMAGVYFLGEYFFLIWGGPPQAVTELPFNLLQNVIGGIIAIPLSFFVRRAYPPLSRYTDPPQE